The following coding sequences are from one Humulus lupulus chromosome X, drHumLupu1.1, whole genome shotgun sequence window:
- the LOC133805434 gene encoding aspartic proteinase CDR1-like: MSSAQNHIKPEAPTKLLLPSLTPNFETSSFTNHTTPHSFSLGQVLCPTPTHHLHSPPMGRPSFILLIYCLIESGLLYPSFASPSSETFHGSDSRRHPMVLPLYLSPPKSSSHRREFEGRRLHKSDQPRPNAHMRLYDDLLSNGYYTTRLQIGTPPQEFALIVDTGSTVTYVPCSDCEHCGEHQDPRFQPNSSKTYEPVKCNMNCNCDKDGVQCTYERRYAEMSSSSGVLGEDVISFGNESTLVPQRAVFGCENVETGDLYSQRADGIIGLGRGRLSVMDQLVDKGVIGDSFSLCYGGMGVGGGAMILGGISSPPDMVFTHSDPYRSPYYNIDLKEIHVAGKPLKLSPKVFDRKHGTVLDSGTTYAYLPEEAFYAFKGAIMRELGSLKQIHGPDPHYNDICFSGAGRNVTQLSTKFPQVDMVFSNGQKLSLSPENYLFRHTKVSGAYCLGIFKNADQTTLLGGILVRNTLVTYDRENDKIGFWKTNCSELWKSLNYLSSPPPNTPLDSDNLNGSTEIPPSVASDGLPKTDFPGHIYLEMKLGVNKSVKLNFTELTGLIAKGLEVKVSQVHLTNLKVEGNSSFITWAVFPVSNTTAMSIILRLKEPLQLPEKFGSCQVKLKVEPQKKQSWWKQHHIWTVTIGVTVTLAFGLLTLGVWLFWRHTRQKVGSYEPVDAIIAEQELQPLEKAKMLIGY; encoded by the exons ATGAGCTCAGCCCAAAATCATATAAAACCAGAAGCCCCAACGAAACTTCTTCTGCCTTCACTAACCCCAAACTTCGAAACTTCGTCCTTCACTAACCACACCACACCACATTCCTTCTCCCTTGGTCAAGTCCTCTGCCCGACACCCACTCACCATCTCCATTCGCCTCCCATGGGTCGACCCTCTTTCATCCTCCTCATCTATTGCTTAATCGAGTCCGGTCTCCTCTACCCATCCTTTGCCTCACCATCCTCCGAGACCTTCCATGGCTCCGATTCTCGTCGCCACCCCATGGTCCTTCCGCTCTATCTCTCGCctcctaaatcgtcctctcaccGCCGAGAGTTCGAGGGCCGCCGACTTCATAAATCGGACCAGCCTAGGCCTAATGCTCACATGAGGCTCTACGACGACCTTCTCTCCAATGG CTATTATACGACGCGGCTACAAATTGGGACTCCTCCTCAGGAATTCGCTCTAATTGTTGATACGGGAAGCACCGTCACTTATGTGCCCTGTTCAGATTGTGAACACTGCGGGGAGCATCAG GATCCTAGGTTCCAACCGAATTCATCTAAAACGTACGAACCTGTAAAGTGCAATATGAATTGTAATTGTGACAAGGACGGGGTTCAGTGCACTTATGAGCGTCGGTATGCCGAGATGAGCTCAAGCAGTGGTGTCCTTGGTGAGGATGTCATTTCCTTTGGTAATGAAAGTACACTTGTACCACAGCGTGCAGTTTTTGGCTGTGAAAATGTGGAAACTGGTGATCTATATAGCCAGAGGGCTGATGGAATAATCGGTTTGGGTCGTGGTCGGCTTAGTGTGATGGATCAACTTGTTGACAAGGGTGTTATTGGTGACTCGTTCTCATTATGTTATGGTGGGATGGGTGTAGGTGGGGGTGCCATGATTCTTGGGGGAATCTCTTCTCCCCCTGATATGGTATTTACCCACTCAGATCCTTACCGCAG TCCATACTACAATATTGATTTGAAGGAAATACATGTGGCCGGGAAACCATTGAAATTAAGCCCAAAGGTCTTTGACAGAAAGCATGGAACTGTCTTGGATAGTGGAACTACATATGCTTATCTTCCAGAGGAAGCTTTTTATGCATTTAAGGGGGCT ATTATGAGGGAACTGGGTTCCCTTAAACAAATTCATGGTCCCGACCCTCATTATAATGATATTTGTTTTTCAGGCGCCGGAAG GAATGTTACTCAACTATCAACAAAATTTCCACAAGTTGATATGGTATTTAGCAATGGGCAAAAATTGTCTCTTTCTCCAGAAAACTACTTGTTCCGG CATACGAAGGTTAGTGGTGCATATTGCTTGGGAATTTTTAAAAATGCCGATCAAACTACTCTTTTGGGAG GAATTCTTGTCCGCAATACCCTTGTGACTTATGACCGAGAAAATGATAAGATTGGTTTTTGGAAAACTAATTGTTCTGAACTTTGGAAGAGTTTGAACTATCTCAGTTCTCCTCCTCCTAACACACCCTTGGACTCTGATAACTTGAATGGAAGCACAGAAATTCCTCCTAGTGTAGCTTCTGATGGATTGCCTAAAACTGATTTCCCAG GACATATATATCTTGAGATGAAGCTTGGCGTCAACAAATCAGTGAAGCTCAATTTTACAGAGCTTACAGGGTTAATTGCCAAAGGATTGGAGGTTAAAGTTTCACAG GTTCACTTAACGAACTTAAAAGTTGAAGGAAATTCTTCCTTCATTACATGGGCCGTTTTTCCTGTTTCCAATACGACTGCAATG AGTATAATTTTGCGCTTGAAGGAACCTCTGCAGCTCCCAGAGAAATTTGGAAGTTGCCAGGTTAAGCTAAAAGTTGAGCCTCAAAAGAAGCA ATCATGGTGGAAGCAGCATCATATATGGACGGTGACTATTGGAGTGACAGTTACcttagcttttggattattaacaTTAGGGGTGTGGTTGTTTTGGAGACACACAAGACAAAAGGTTGGTTCATATGAACCTGTTGACGCCATTATTGCTGAACAAGAGCTTCAGCCACTTGAAAAGGCAAAAATGTTAATTGGGTATTGA